The proteins below are encoded in one region of Elusimicrobiales bacterium:
- a CDS encoding glycosyltransferase family 39 protein: MRKIPPSALLLAALACGAALRLWGISFGLPHTEARPDESTIIAMAIRFWKDGFRPISLIYPTLITYILALVYGVSALFKGAPEGVYRCLMDWYASSPAFFFLTARLMGALAGTATVYVCWLAGREAAGETGSRRAAFFSSAFMALCYLHARDSHFGALDAPMTFFIALSAYYCLKSLRTQAGRDYLLAGIAAGLAAGTKYAGVLLVFPVLAAHIISVRDGKSPFLGRGPALFTLGLAGAFMLTTPWLVLDPARTLADYRFHKSLHGFMSGGSWLYHIQFTLYRGLGAPLFFSALAGMILLLRENWRRGVVLFSFAAVYFLVLARTHSVYARYGLPLLPFCCIAAGYFAAAAQKLRPAVWIALFSLITLDSAAKIVKLDSLLAKEDSRALAMRGLDAKLPPSASICQTGTDYTNLQFNWDKKYLAFRADEADRAGALIRAELYRAKLRRACGSRVPVYYDGKTRAFASYDGKKSLPPDYIISPVPPFGGGIPQGLKPWLSRDYEPFAVYKAFSGGNIYDETDAFFVPFGWFSGVRMPGPDIYVFKRKT, encoded by the coding sequence ATGAGAAAAATCCCCCCCTCCGCTCTGCTGCTTGCCGCGCTGGCCTGCGGCGCGGCGCTGCGGCTTTGGGGGATTTCATTCGGCCTGCCGCACACCGAAGCCCGCCCGGACGAATCCACCATAATAGCAATGGCCATCAGATTCTGGAAAGACGGCTTCAGGCCCATCAGCCTGATTTATCCGACGCTGATAACCTATATTCTCGCCCTTGTTTACGGCGTTTCCGCGTTGTTCAAAGGCGCGCCGGAAGGAGTTTACCGCTGCCTTATGGACTGGTATGCATCCTCCCCGGCTTTCTTTTTCCTGACGGCGCGGCTCATGGGCGCGCTGGCCGGCACGGCAACGGTATATGTCTGCTGGCTTGCCGGACGCGAGGCCGCGGGGGAGACGGGCTCGCGGCGCGCGGCGTTTTTCTCCTCGGCGTTTATGGCGCTGTGCTATCTGCACGCGCGCGATTCCCATTTCGGCGCGCTGGACGCGCCGATGACATTTTTCATCGCGCTTTCCGCGTATTACTGCCTCAAATCCCTGCGCACTCAAGCCGGGCGGGATTATCTGCTGGCGGGAATTGCCGCCGGCCTTGCCGCCGGAACGAAGTATGCCGGCGTCCTGCTGGTTTTCCCCGTGCTGGCGGCGCATATAATCTCGGTCCGGGACGGGAAATCGCCGTTCCTGGGGCGCGGGCCCGCGCTGTTTACGCTGGGCCTTGCCGGGGCGTTCATGCTGACCACGCCCTGGCTGGTTCTGGACCCCGCAAGAACGCTGGCGGATTACCGCTTTCATAAATCGCTGCACGGCTTCATGTCCGGCGGCAGTTGGCTCTACCACATACAATTCACGCTTTACCGGGGGTTGGGCGCGCCGCTGTTTTTCTCCGCGCTGGCCGGGATGATTCTGCTGCTGCGCGAAAACTGGCGGCGCGGGGTTGTGCTGTTTTCTTTCGCGGCGGTCTATTTCCTGGTCCTGGCGCGCACGCATTCCGTCTATGCGCGCTACGGCCTGCCGCTGCTGCCGTTCTGCTGCATCGCGGCGGGGTATTTCGCCGCCGCGGCGCAAAAGCTGCGGCCTGCCGTCTGGATTGCGCTGTTTTCGCTCATCACGCTGGACAGCGCGGCAAAAATCGTCAAATTAGATTCCCTGCTGGCAAAAGAGGACAGCCGCGCCCTCGCCATGCGCGGCCTGGACGCAAAACTGCCCCCCTCCGCCTCCATATGCCAGACAGGGACAGATTACACCAATCTGCAGTTCAACTGGGACAAGAAATATCTCGCCTTCCGCGCGGACGAGGCGGACAGGGCCGGCGCGCTTATCAGGGCGGAATTATACCGCGCAAAACTCCGCCGCGCCTGCGGAAGCAGGGTTCCGGTTTATTACGACGGCAAAACCCGCGCTTTCGCCTCGTATGACGGTAAAAAATCGCTTCCGCCGGACTATATCATATCGCCCGTGCCGCCTTTCGGCGGCGGCATACCGCAGGGTCTTAAGCCGTGGCTGTCCCGCGATTACGAACCTTTTGCCGTTTACAAAGCATTCTCTGGCGGCAATATTTATGACGAAACGGACGCCTTTTTTGTTCCTTTCGGCTGGTTTTCCGGGGTGAGGATGCCGGGGCCGGACATTTATGTCTTCAAGCGCAAAACGTGA
- a CDS encoding mannose-1-phosphate guanylyltransferase/mannose-6-phosphate isomerase, which yields MVTAVILAGGSGTRLWPLSRQLFPKQFINILGGKSLFEDTAERIAPLANDIIAVVNREHAQGAAHHLLKPYSLIVEPEGRNTAPAIGLAAKYAMRGGKDPVLAVLPSDHIITDRKAFAKAMKSAAAEARRGKIVTLGIKPTRPETGYGYIQFPPSRRQGGPLPALRFVEKPDYKTAASYVKSGRYLWNCGIFVFRASVILDEIKRHLPEVHELLDQAAAQDFGRQALAGIFRRMPSVSIDYGVMEKSGLVRVIPCDIGWSDVGSWASLYQISEKDKNGNVIRGEVLARGCSGCLIHGEGRLVSAIGLRDTALIETPDAVLACPLARTQEVRGIVDELKGKNRSQAAEHLTVRRPWGSYTLLEESRNYKVKRLVIDPGQRISLQFHRKRSEHWTLIDGEAEVTKASEVLKLSRHNSIDIPAGTVHCVRNRAKSPATIIEVQSGCYLGEDDIIRLEDDYGR from the coding sequence ATGGTAACAGCCGTCATACTGGCGGGCGGCAGCGGCACCCGGCTGTGGCCGCTGAGCAGGCAGCTTTTCCCGAAACAATTCATAAACATTCTGGGCGGCAAATCGCTTTTTGAGGACACGGCGGAGCGCATCGCCCCCCTGGCGAACGATATAATAGCCGTAGTCAACCGCGAACACGCGCAGGGCGCGGCGCATCATCTGCTCAAACCCTACAGCCTTATCGTGGAGCCGGAGGGCAGGAATACCGCCCCCGCCATCGGCCTTGCCGCCAAATACGCCATGCGCGGCGGCAAAGACCCGGTTCTGGCGGTCCTTCCGTCCGACCATATAATAACCGACCGCAAAGCCTTCGCCAAGGCCATGAAATCCGCCGCTGCCGAGGCAAGGCGCGGAAAAATCGTAACGCTCGGCATCAAGCCCACCCGCCCGGAAACCGGCTACGGCTATATACAATTCCCCCCCTCGCGCAGGCAGGGCGGGCCGCTGCCCGCGCTGCGTTTTGTGGAGAAACCGGATTACAAGACGGCCGCCTCCTATGTCAAATCCGGGCGATACCTGTGGAATTGCGGGATATTCGTGTTCAGGGCAAGCGTCATTCTGGACGAAATTAAAAGGCATTTGCCAGAAGTGCATGAACTGCTTGACCAAGCCGCGGCGCAGGATTTCGGCAGGCAGGCGCTGGCGGGCATATTCAGGCGCATGCCGTCCGTCTCCATAGACTACGGCGTTATGGAGAAATCCGGGCTTGTGCGCGTAATCCCCTGCGATATCGGCTGGAGCGATGTGGGAAGCTGGGCCAGCCTCTACCAGATTTCAGAAAAAGACAAGAACGGCAACGTCATACGCGGGGAAGTGCTGGCGCGGGGCTGCTCCGGCTGCCTTATACACGGCGAGGGACGGCTGGTGTCGGCCATAGGCCTCAGGGATACCGCGCTTATAGAAACGCCGGACGCGGTGCTGGCCTGCCCACTCGCGCGCACCCAGGAGGTGCGCGGCATCGTGGACGAGCTGAAGGGCAAAAACCGCAGCCAGGCGGCGGAGCATCTGACCGTGCGCCGCCCCTGGGGGTCATACACCCTTCTTGAAGAATCCCGCAACTACAAGGTGAAGCGGCTGGTCATAGACCCCGGACAGAGAATAAGCCTGCAATTCCACCGAAAACGCTCCGAACACTGGACGCTCATAGACGGCGAAGCCGAAGTAACCAAAGCCTCGGAAGTGCTGAAACTTTCGCGCCACAATTCCATAGACATCCCCGCGGGCACGGTGCATTGCGTCAGGAACCGCGCAAAAAGCCCTGCCACCATAATAGAGGTCCAGTCCGGCTGCTATCTGGGCGAGGACGACATCATCCGCCTGGAGGACGATTATGGCCGGTAA
- a CDS encoding SGNH/GDSL hydrolase family protein has protein sequence MAGNPRLAAAALCAALCAAACSRKPEPLDKWLAIHGDFSQLSRYRKANAGLKPPAPGEKRVIFMGDSITDNWPLAGYFPGKPYIGRGIGGQVTAQMLARFHQDVVALKPAAVVILGGTNDIVGGYIPATDVEGSYISMADIARANGIRVIFASVLPVNNYDPKNRAMTLFCPLNKLRGLNTWLEQYCKTRGFVYLDFFNALKDNNGLLKAEYSNDGVHPNAAGYAAMAPLTQAAIDRALE, from the coding sequence ATGGCCGGTAATCCGCGCCTGGCCGCCGCCGCGCTGTGCGCCGCGCTATGCGCGGCCGCATGCTCGCGCAAGCCGGAACCGCTTGATAAATGGCTTGCAATTCACGGCGATTTCAGCCAATTGTCCCGCTACCGGAAGGCCAATGCCGGCCTGAAGCCTCCGGCCCCCGGTGAAAAGCGCGTCATATTCATGGGAGACTCCATTACCGACAACTGGCCTCTGGCCGGATACTTCCCGGGAAAACCCTACATAGGGCGCGGCATAGGCGGACAGGTTACCGCGCAGATGCTGGCGCGGTTTCATCAGGACGTGGTGGCGCTGAAACCGGCGGCAGTGGTCATTCTCGGAGGAACCAACGATATAGTCGGCGGCTATATTCCCGCAACCGACGTAGAGGGCAGCTACATTTCCATGGCCGACATAGCGCGCGCCAACGGAATCCGGGTGATTTTCGCCTCCGTCCTGCCGGTGAACAATTATGACCCAAAAAACCGGGCCATGACTTTGTTCTGCCCGCTGAACAAGCTGCGCGGGCTTAATACCTGGCTGGAGCAATACTGCAAAACGCGGGGCTTTGTGTATCTGGATTTTTTCAACGCACTCAAAGACAATAATGGCCTGCTGAAAGCGGAATACTCAAACGACGGAGTACACCCCAATGCCGCAGGATACGCGGCCATGGCCCCGCTGACGCAAGCCGCCATTGACAGGGCTCTGGAATAG
- a CDS encoding prepilin-type N-terminal cleavage/methylation domain-containing protein, with protein sequence MNNKRGFTLVELAVVIVIIGVLAAFGVPRFRQAVERSKAGESFNYLSAVRSAQERYHSRLAVYSDAVDKLDINFPAPKYFSVGDMTQDEISWSTTLFRTGSTAGYGPYTVRFCETGYATDSNISIDINPMAN encoded by the coding sequence ATGAATAACAAACGTGGCTTCACACTAGTTGAATTGGCGGTCGTTATCGTCATCATCGGCGTTCTGGCCGCCTTCGGCGTACCGCGCTTCCGCCAGGCAGTTGAAAGGTCAAAAGCGGGCGAATCGTTCAACTATCTCTCCGCCGTGCGCTCTGCGCAGGAGAGGTATCACAGCCGTCTGGCCGTCTACAGCGACGCGGTTGACAAACTTGACATCAACTTCCCCGCGCCCAAGTACTTCAGCGTCGGCGACATGACACAGGACGAAATCAGCTGGAGCACCACGCTGTTCAGAACCGGCTCCACCGCCGGCTACGGGCCGTACACCGTCCGCTTCTGCGAGACCGGTTATGCAACCGACAGCAACATCTCCATAGACATCAACCCGATGGCCAACTAA
- a CDS encoding prepilin-type N-terminal cleavage/methylation domain-containing protein, translating into MKGYTLLELLVTATVLGVLISYGVPQFQKSFEQSRVDLAGAHLESIWTAQRLFKAQNATFAQGIGNLGDFLDASFINSACVSSDPCGTVCDFCYRFENVTSTAFTAVAQRNSGKTTFWDGSILLTEAGTLTGSTYAPRTGAPVYQILPAQF; encoded by the coding sequence ATGAAAGGATACACTCTTCTGGAGCTTCTGGTCACCGCCACGGTGCTGGGCGTGCTGATAAGCTACGGCGTACCGCAATTCCAGAAATCGTTTGAGCAGTCCCGCGTGGACCTGGCCGGCGCGCATCTGGAAAGCATATGGACTGCCCAGCGGCTCTTTAAGGCCCAGAACGCCACATTCGCACAGGGTATCGGCAATCTGGGAGATTTTCTGGATGCCAGTTTCATCAACAGCGCATGCGTCAGTTCCGACCCCTGCGGCACCGTTTGCGACTTCTGCTACAGATTTGAAAACGTCACCTCCACCGCCTTCACCGCCGTGGCGCAGCGCAACTCCGGCAAAACCACGTTCTGGGACGGCTCCATCCTGCTGACCGAAGCCGGAACATTGACGGGAAGCACCTATGCCCCCCGAACCGGCGCGCCCGTATACCAAATCCTCCCGGCCCAATTTTGA
- a CDS encoding tetratricopeptide repeat protein has product MSSSAKRDAIIVASAAALVYCASMRGSFHLDDFAHIVDNPAIQSLSNPAAVLGYFPSRALAFAAFAANYAVNGFNAAGWHIANIALHMAASLLCLLLVRRLAPPAALPCALYFAVHPLQTEAVAYIYQRSAILAALFYMAAIYLYFGFRDANDRRKLAGSLLCALAAYFSKENSLSLPAAVAAAELIYFSGDGKTALKRAAPYMLLWLPALWAVAHSGTFVDIEKLRGRQAAAPLEYFASQPFVLLQYLRLAVFPAGQCLLHDIKPAGGLLSARFLLPAAAITALACAAFARFKNNKAAVFGLSWFFITLFIESGFIPLQDLMFEHRMYLPIMGLALFFVAASDEIFGPRRIIHFALIAALGITAFARTLVWSGEFSLWADNAAKSPRLPAPYNNLGAAYLDSGNNEQARLLFEKSIGADPHFGQAWNNMGLALYRLGRKEEARAAFQKAALLGPDRDDALNNLGNMLFAGGDYAGAAAQYRLALGFNPRNRKAARNLALAGRKMAK; this is encoded by the coding sequence ATGTCTTCAAGCGCAAAACGTGACGCCATCATCGTCGCCTCCGCCGCCGCGCTGGTTTACTGCGCAAGCATGCGCGGCTCTTTTCATCTGGACGATTTCGCCCACATAGTTGACAATCCCGCCATACAAAGCCTCTCAAACCCGGCGGCGGTTCTGGGATATTTTCCCAGCCGCGCGCTGGCTTTTGCCGCTTTCGCCGCAAATTACGCAGTAAACGGCTTTAATGCCGCCGGCTGGCATATCGCAAACATCGCGCTGCACATGGCAGCTTCGCTGCTGTGCCTGCTGCTGGTCCGGCGGCTTGCGCCTCCCGCGGCGTTGCCGTGCGCGCTTTATTTCGCCGTCCACCCGCTTCAGACCGAGGCAGTGGCATATATATACCAACGTTCCGCCATACTGGCGGCATTGTTTTACATGGCGGCGATATACCTGTATTTCGGCTTCAGAGACGCAAACGACCGCCGCAAACTGGCCGGCTCCCTGCTTTGCGCGCTGGCCGCTTATTTCAGCAAGGAGAATTCGCTTTCCCTGCCCGCCGCCGTGGCGGCGGCGGAACTGATATATTTCTCCGGCGACGGCAAAACCGCGCTCAAACGCGCCGCGCCGTACATGCTGCTCTGGCTGCCCGCGCTATGGGCGGTGGCGCATTCCGGCACTTTCGTGGACATAGAAAAGCTCCGGGGCCGCCAGGCGGCGGCGCCGCTGGAGTATTTCGCCTCGCAGCCATTTGTGCTGCTGCAATATCTGCGGCTTGCGGTTTTCCCCGCCGGGCAATGCCTGCTGCACGACATAAAACCGGCGGGCGGGCTGCTGTCGGCCCGCTTCCTGCTGCCGGCTGCGGCAATAACCGCGCTGGCCTGCGCGGCTTTCGCGAGATTCAAAAACAACAAGGCCGCCGTATTCGGGCTGTCATGGTTTTTCATAACTTTATTCATTGAAAGCGGCTTTATCCCGCTCCAGGACCTCATGTTTGAGCATCGCATGTATCTGCCGATTATGGGGCTTGCCCTGTTTTTTGTCGCCGCTTCGGACGAGATTTTCGGCCCGCGCAGAATTATCCACTTTGCGCTTATAGCGGCATTGGGCATAACCGCATTCGCGCGCACGCTGGTCTGGTCAGGCGAATTTTCGCTCTGGGCCGACAATGCGGCAAAATCCCCCCGGCTGCCCGCCCCGTACAACAATCTGGGCGCGGCATATCTTGACAGCGGGAATAACGAACAGGCGCGCCTCCTTTTTGAGAAATCCATTGGCGCGGACCCGCATTTCGGCCAGGCATGGAACAATATGGGACTTGCGCTTTACAGGCTGGGCAGGAAAGAAGAGGCGCGGGCCGCTTTCCAGAAAGCCGCCCTGCTCGGCCCGGACCGGGACGATGCGCTCAATAATCTGGGCAATATGCTCTTTGCCGGGGGCGACTATGCCGGCGCGGCGGCGCAGTACCGGCTTGCGCTGGGATTTAATCCGCGCAACCGCAAAGCCGCGCGCAATCTGGCCCTTGCCGGAAGGAAGATGGCGAAATGA
- a CDS encoding glycosyltransferase family 39 protein produces MTVYAVLHMLSPLFAAANLLALTLLAWECRREIRAVLPSGTKPLWFAAALMAAQLAVYIFLAGKKHLVYIDEFWYMEAAKNIFLKGWAPDFDKSAGWPAIISLSYAIGGIDNFSAIWASIILGMAAPLAAGAAAYLALGSAASAALAALLMAALPHAIIWSASAETGAPSLFFVCAAAFFSLVYYRKGGVKPLWLALCGWSMAAQIRPENMLFLTLFAAGIWLEKPPRLSLPKFLAPWLCALAANLPNFLIYAKFQNSEDWITRESGGAIAGSNFSAANLLHNAARWGGALFDGRLHPPALTMAFLAGAVWLALKRPKTALWLALWLLLPQLFYFSAWFDTYGSTTALFPKTKLFLQLYPPYIIAAACGFMLPFAVRKYRWLSVFAAAWLVAGMGPYYTRFSPRNDAQELEAKIISDFKNRVPANCAIIANAPVIINSVNSYTTVYTGAFLESAELRRNVLQSPCALYFRDITRNLTGQPFARMDARMRESFELRPEFEFRHGGAEMSLCRIFPRAPAGRK; encoded by the coding sequence ATGACCGTATATGCCGTTTTGCACATGCTGTCGCCGCTTTTTGCGGCGGCAAACCTGCTGGCGCTGACGCTGCTGGCCTGGGAATGCCGCCGGGAAATACGCGCCGTGCTGCCCTCCGGCACAAAGCCGCTGTGGTTTGCCGCCGCGCTTATGGCGGCCCAGCTTGCGGTCTACATATTCCTTGCCGGGAAAAAGCACCTTGTTTATATAGACGAATTCTGGTACATGGAGGCCGCAAAAAATATATTCCTCAAAGGCTGGGCGCCGGATTTTGACAAATCCGCGGGCTGGCCGGCGATTATTTCGCTGTCCTATGCAATCGGCGGGATTGATAATTTTTCGGCGATATGGGCTTCAATAATTCTGGGAATGGCGGCGCCGCTGGCGGCGGGCGCGGCGGCATATCTGGCGCTGGGGAGCGCGGCCTCCGCCGCGCTGGCCGCGCTGCTAATGGCCGCGCTGCCGCACGCCATAATCTGGTCCGCGTCGGCGGAGACGGGCGCGCCCTCTCTGTTTTTTGTCTGCGCGGCGGCCTTTTTCTCGCTGGTTTATTACCGCAAGGGCGGCGTCAAACCGCTGTGGCTGGCGCTCTGCGGCTGGAGCATGGCTGCACAAATCAGGCCGGAAAACATGCTGTTTCTGACGCTGTTTGCCGCCGGAATTTGGCTGGAAAAACCGCCCCGCCTTTCCCTGCCCAAATTCCTTGCTCCCTGGCTTTGCGCGCTGGCGGCAAACCTGCCCAATTTCCTCATATACGCCAAATTCCAGAACTCGGAGGACTGGATAACGCGCGAATCCGGCGGCGCAATCGCGGGGAGCAATTTCAGCGCGGCCAACCTGCTGCATAACGCGGCGCGCTGGGGCGGCGCGCTGTTTGACGGCAGGCTGCATCCGCCCGCGCTTACCATGGCTTTTCTGGCAGGGGCCGTCTGGCTTGCGCTCAAACGCCCCAAAACCGCGCTCTGGCTGGCATTGTGGCTGCTGCTGCCGCAACTGTTCTACTTTTCGGCATGGTTTGACACTTACGGCTCCACAACCGCGCTTTTCCCGAAAACCAAGCTGTTTTTGCAGCTTTATCCGCCGTATATAATCGCCGCCGCCTGCGGCTTCATGCTGCCCTTTGCCGTCAGAAAATACCGCTGGCTCTCCGTATTTGCAGCGGCATGGCTGGTTGCGGGAATGGGGCCTTATTACACCCGCTTCAGCCCGCGCAACGACGCGCAGGAGCTGGAGGCCAAAATAATTTCGGATTTCAAAAACCGAGTCCCCGCCAACTGCGCCATCATAGCCAACGCGCCGGTGATAATAAATTCCGTCAATTCATACACCACGGTTTACACCGGCGCGTTTCTGGAAAGCGCGGAACTCCGGCGCAACGTGCTGCAATCGCCCTGCGCTCTTTATTTCCGCGATATTACAAGGAATTTGACGGGACAGCCTTTCGCGCGGATGGACGCGCGGATGCGGGAGAGTTTTGAGCTGCGCCCGGAATTTGAATTCCGCCATGGCGGGGCGGAGATGTCGCTCTGCCGGATTTTTCCCCGCGCTCCGGCGGGGCGTAAATAA
- a CDS encoding polyprenol monophosphomannose synthase, which yields MTEITVVLPTYNEAENIAEAVSRITAALGAAPHEIIVADDDSPDLTWRKAQELAAQYPNLKVLRRTTDRGLYPAVMDGFAAASGKYLAVMDADLQHDEKILPAMLEKARAGAGLVIASRYTEGGGISGWNTTRLLISQTANRLAGMLLKRRSTDLMSGFFIVERAAFEKARPALKPKGFKILMDILQNLPDGTVVTEAGYVFRPRTAGESKISLKVAWQAAAGLGELSMGRVNFILLLVALGLFLLAAAGKILRLAGLW from the coding sequence ATGACTGAAATCACCGTGGTGCTTCCCACATACAACGAAGCGGAAAACATCGCCGAGGCGGTTTCCCGCATAACCGCCGCGCTGGGCGCGGCCCCGCACGAAATCATAGTGGCCGACGACGATTCGCCGGACCTCACCTGGCGGAAGGCGCAGGAGCTTGCCGCGCAATATCCCAATCTTAAAGTTTTGCGCCGCACAACGGACAGGGGGCTATACCCCGCCGTGATGGACGGCTTCGCCGCCGCCTCCGGCAAATACCTGGCGGTGATGGACGCCGATTTGCAGCATGACGAGAAAATCCTGCCCGCGATGCTGGAAAAAGCGCGGGCGGGGGCGGGGCTGGTGATAGCCTCGCGCTACACCGAAGGCGGCGGGATTTCCGGCTGGAACACAACCCGGCTTCTGATAAGCCAGACCGCAAACCGCCTGGCGGGAATGCTGCTAAAACGCCGTTCCACCGACCTGATGAGCGGTTTTTTCATAGTGGAGCGCGCGGCTTTTGAAAAGGCCAGGCCCGCGCTCAAACCCAAAGGCTTCAAAATCCTGATGGACATTCTGCAAAACCTGCCCGATGGGACCGTGGTAACGGAGGCCGGATACGTATTCAGGCCGCGCACCGCGGGGGAGAGCAAAATAAGCCTCAAGGTCGCCTGGCAGGCCGCCGCAGGGCTTGGCGAACTTTCCATGGGACGGGTCAATTTCATCCTGCTGCTTGTCGCGCTGGGGCTGTTTTTGCTGGCCGCCGCAGGCAAAATTCTGCGGCTGGCAGGGCTATGGTAA